TCTGTCCTCGTACGCGTTCTTCGCGCCGATGTCCTCCAAGATCAAAACCATCTCCGAGAAGCAGATGAAGCCCTACCTCATCACGAAGCAGGCGCTTCTCGCCTACATCAACGGCGCGATGCCGCAGATCGCGCTCGAGCACGGCCGCAAGACGATCGAGACCTCCTCCCGTCCGACCATCGACGAAGTGGAGTCGGAGGCCCTGGGCAACGGCCCGGCCAATGACGACCAGGGCCGCCGCGCCACCGACAAGGCCGCGTGAGGGACACGATGAGCGATGTTTCCGACAAGCTCCTCGACGCGGCCGGCATCCAGGTCGACCGCCTGCCGATGCTGCCGGTCATCTTCGACCGGGTCGCCAACTCCTGCGCCGAACAGATGCGCGCCGTCGCCGCTTCGCCCTGCTACTTCTCCGTCCTCGACATCGAGCAGGGCCGCATCGGCGAGATGCTCGAGCCCTACGAGGCGAACGCCGTCACCGCGATCCTCGAGGTCCCCGAGTGGGACAGCGAGGTGGTCCTCGGCTTCGATCGCGACTTCATCTTCACGATCGTCGAGGTGATGTTCGGGGCCGACGGGCAGGAGATGCCGGAGGAGGACGGCCGCACCTTCTCCAACATCGAGATGAAGGTCTGCGCCAAGCTGGCCGAACTCGTCTGCGATGTCCTCACGCAGTCCTTCTCGGTGGTCACCAAGGCGACCTTCCGGGTCGAGCGCCTCGAGACGCGGATGCACTTCGCCGTCATCGGCCGGCGCACCGCACAGGCGGCGGCGGCGAAGTTCCTGGTCCAGGCGATCAACCGCGGCGGCGAGATGTTCATCATCCTCCCCTACGCGGGCCTGCAGATGGTCCGCCGCGCGCTCGGCTCCACCACCACCGCGGAGGTCGGCGGCTCGCGCGATCCGGACTGGGTCCGCCAGATGCGGGCCGGCGTCACGCGCGCCGACGTGAAGCTGCGCGCGATCCTCGACGAGAAGATGATCACCCTCGGCGACATCACCGCGATGAAGCCCGGCGATCTCATCCAGCTGTCGGCCACGCCGAAGTCGCCCGTCAAGCTGGAGGCCAACAACCAGGCCCTCTTCTGGTGCCAGCTGGGACAGGCGGACGGGGTCTACAAACTGCGCGTCGACGATGTGTTCGATCCAGAACAGGAGTTTATCGGTGATCTCCTCGGCAATTAACATCATCCTCCTTGCAGCTCTCGCCGCGACCTCCGGGGCGGTGATCCTGATGTACCGGCGCCTCCGGCGGTTCGACGCGTTGCAGAATGCGGCAGCGAAGGAGTTCGCCCGCGCCTCCGAGGCCATCGACCGCGCCCGCGAGGCGATGGGGAAGATGGCCGACGACGGCGGCGAGATGGCCGTCACCCTCGCCACCCGCCTCAACGAGGCGCGGATGATGATGAACGACATCGAGGACGCGACCATCCGCACCCGCGACGCCTACCTCGAGTTCAAGGTCTTCGAGACGGCGACGCCCCCGGCTCCGGCCGCAGTTCCCGCCCCCCGCCCGGTCGTGATCGAGGCGAACGCTTCCGCCGCGGGCGAGGAGCCCGCAGCCGAGCCGGCCGAAGCCGGGGCCGAGGAGGAGCCGGTGGCGGCCGGCAAAAGCGTCCCCGCCGCGATCCGCATCCGTGACGCGGCCCGCGCCCGGATCGCCGCCGCCCGGGAGAAGGCGACGGAGACGCAGGCCGCGAACCGGAACGCCGCGCTCCGCAGCCCGCGCCCGCTGCAGTCGGTCCCCGGCGCCAGGCCCCGGCCGGCGACCCCGCTCGCCTCCGCCGCCAGCGCCCAGCGCGCCACCGAGGCCGATGCGTCCGCCGTGCGGCCCGCATCCTTCGGATCGCTTCCGGCAGCCTCGACCGGCCCCGACGCGTCCCCTCTCGCGGCCGCATCCGACACCAGGCGGCCCGCCTCGTCGACGGCAGCCGAGCGGCCCGCGCCGACCGGGCCGATGATGATGCTGGTCAAGAACAGGGAGGCCCTCGCCAGGGCGAGCGAACCCAAGGCCGACGGCGACGACGAGACGACGACGCAGAACAGCCCCGAGTACGAGGCCGCCATGGCCGTCATGAACGGGCGCCAGTTCACCTGGTCCGAGCTCGCCACCGCGGCGCAGCGCAGCGCCTGACCCCCCGCCGAAGCGCGGTGGGCCGCCGGCCCGCCCCCGACGCGACCCGCCTGATCCCGAGGGCTCATCGAGGAGCCCTCTCCGCCATGTTTCCCTTCAATGAGGACGATGATGTCTGACGGCGAGAGCAAGCCCAACACCCCGAACGCACCGGCCAACGGCTCCCACGAGCCCTCCATCGACACCATCCTGCGCATCCCGGTGAACATGCAGGTGGTCCTGGGCTCGGCGACGATGCCGGTGGCCAACCTCATGAAGCTCGGCCGCGGCCAGGTGGTCGCGCTCGACCACCGCGTCGGCGAGCCGGTCGACATCGTCGTCAACGGCCGCATCATCGCGCGCGGCGAGGTGGTGGTGGTCGACGACGACTCCTCGCGCTTCGGCGTGTCGCTGACCGAGATCGTCGGCCCGGCCGGCAGCGAGAGGTAGCCGATGCCCCCCGAAGCCGCCACCGCACCAGCGCCGCCCGCCCTTCCCAAACGGCAGCTGTCCAACGTCGAGAAGGTGGCCACCGTCCTCATGACCATGGGCCAGCACGCCGCCGGCGAGGTGATGAAGCACCTCGAGCCGCCGGAGCTGCGCACGGTGACCCATGCGATGGCCGAGCTGCGCCCGGTCCCGGTGCACCAGATCGAGGAGCTCGTCGAGGAGTTCATCACCCAGTTCGGGATCGGCACGAACGTCGTCGGCGACACCGCCACGGTGCAGCGGATGCTGGAAGGCATCCTGCCGCCGGAGCAGATCGCCGACATCATCGCCGAGATGGAAGGGAGGGTGAACCAGTCCATCTGGGACAAGATGAGCGGCCTGTCGGAAGGCTCGCTGGTGCCGTACCTGCTCAACGAGCACCCGCAGACCGCGGCCCTCGTCCTCACCAAGCTCGCCCCGCCCACCGCGGCGAAGGTGATGAGCGAGTTCCCGAAGGAGCTGCGCGACTCGGTCGCCCGGCGCATGCTGTCCACCAAGGCCGTCGTCGAGGATGCGCTGAAGATCGTCGAGAAGGCGCTCTACGAGGACTTCATGGTGAACCTCTCGCTCGCCGGCGGCGGCGACAGCCACGCCAGGATGGCCGACATCATCAACAAGATGGACCGGGAGCAGATGGAGGGCCTGCTCGACGGCCTCGCCTCGACGCACCCGAAGTCGGCGGAGATCCTGCGCTCGCTGCTCTTCACCTTCGACGACATCATCAAGCTCGCCCCGAAGGCGCTCACCACGCTGTTCGACAGCATCGACAACACGGACCTCGTGATGGCGCTCAAGGGGACCGACGCGGCCTTCCGCGCGCAGGTGCTCTCCTGCCTCGCCGCCCGCACGCGGCGCATGGTGGAGCAGGAGCTCGCCTCCGGCGAGGCGGCGACCGCCCGCGAGGTCAACGAGGCCCGGCGCAAGATCACCGACCTCGCCCTCGCCATGGGCCAGCGCGGCGAGATCGACCTGTCGACCGGGGACGACGACGGCGGGCTGCTGCAGTAGCCCCGCCGCCGGGCCGGCGGAGCGCCGCACGGGCGGCGATCCGCCCGCGCCCCCGACGCGCCGGCTGCCGCTGAGCGGCCGGCCGCCCTTCCCGCCTCCGGGCCCCCGGCCGCCTCGCGCGTCCCGGCGATGGAGTTGAGACGTGGAGTGGAGACATGGCGGACAAGCCCGACAGCTCTGAAAAGACGGAAGAGGCGACCCCGAAGAAGATCGAGGACTCGCTCAGCAAGGGCCAGACGCCATTCTCGCGCGAGGCGCCCGCCTTCGCCTCGCTCCTCGGCATCCTCACCGTGCTCGGCGTGATGGCGAGCGAGCAGACGCGGGACCTCGCCGCGGCCCTGTCGCGCCTGATGGACAACGCCTCCAGCTACGACCTCGGGCAGGGCGCGGACGTCACGGCCCTGTTCCTCGACGTCTACAAGACGGCGGCCGTCTTCACGCTGCCCATCGTCATCCTCCTCGCCGTGTTCGGACTGGCGGCAGGGTTTGCCCAATCCTCGCCCCGCATTGTCGGCGAGCGCATCCAGCCGAAGCTGGAGCGGATCTCCATCAATGCGGGCCTGAAACGCATCTTCGGGAGCCAGGGCGTCGTGGAATTTCTCCGCTCACTGTTCAAATTCGCGGTGATCGGGACCATCGCCGCGCTCCTTTTGCGCAACGAGGTTCCGACGGTGATCCGTGCCGTCTTCGTGGACCCGACGCTCCTCCCCAAGCAGATCCTGACGATCGCCATCCGCCTCCTCTCCACGATCTGCGCGGCGACCATCATTCTCGTCGCGGCCGATCTGACCTGGACGCGCATGAAGTGGCGGCGCGACCTGCGCATGACCCGGCGCGAGGTGAAGGACGAGCTGAAACAGTCGGAAGGCGACCCGATCCTGAAGGCCCGCATGCGATCGGCGCAGAAGGACCGTTCGCGCCGGCGCATGCTGACCGCGGTCCCCCAGTCGACGGTCGTCATCGCCAACCCCACCCACTACGCGGTCGCCCTCGCCTACGAGCGTGCCGTCGGCGGCGCGCCGAAGGTCGTCGCCAAGGGCGTCGACGCTGTGGCGCTCAGGATCCGCGAGCTCGCCGAGGGTGCCGAGGTGCCGGTGGTGGAGAACCCGCCCCTCGCCCGCGCCCTCTACTACGCGGTGGAGGTCGACCGGTTCATCCCCGAGGATTTCTATCGCGCGGTCGCGCAGGTGCTCTACTTCGTCTACTCCAAGGACGAAGAGGCCGCGAAGTCGCGGCCCGCCTTCTGAAGTCCTGCCGCCCCGCCGGTGGCGGGAGACGACGAGTGGGAGCGGGCGCCATGAGCGCGACGTCGAACAAGGAACGGATGCTCGCCGGCGAGCTCTACCTCGCCAGCGACCTGGAACTGGTGGCCGACTACGAGGCGGCGCAGACCCTCGTCGATGCGCTGAACGCCACCGTCGCGAGCGACACCGCCGCGCTGCGGGCGGTGCTGGGGCGCCTCCTCGGTCACCTCGGGGAGGACGCCGTGGTCCGGCCGAGCTTCCGCTGCGACTATGGCTTCAACATCGCCATCGGCGCGCGCACCTTCGTCAACTACGACTGCGTGTTCCTCGACTGCGCCGCGATCACCCTCGGCGCGGACGTGCAGGTCGCGCCCGGCGTGCACCTCTATACCGCGACCCACCCTCTCGACGCGGCCACCCGCCGCAGCGGTCTGGAGGCGGCACACCCGATCGTCATCGGCGACGGCGCCTGGCTCGGCGGGCGCGTCGTGGTCTGTCCCGGCGTCACGATCGGCGAGAACACGGTGGTCGCGGCGGGCAGCGTCGTCACCAGGGACCTTCCCGCCGGCGTCCTCGCCGCCGGAAGCCCGTGCCGCGTGGTCCGCACGCTCTAGCGCTTCCCGGCTCCGCCCTGGCGGGAGCGAAACTCGGCCTCGGCCCGGCCGGCCCGCCACCGCGGCGCCGTTGCGGGACAGTCGCCCTGCCGCAGCCCGGCATCGCGCGTGCCGTCCAATGGTGGCGGCATAGGTGATTGTTCGCCGGGACGCTTTTTGCCCGGTCACGGCATAGCTGTTAGCGCCGCGCCAGCCCCGCACAAGACGCTCCGCCTACGGTGGCCCCGTTCGAAGACGGATGGAGCGTCGAATCCGACCATGACCGTTGGAGCCATTCCACAAACATCAGCGGCCGTCGGCCCGCTCCACGTGATGGAGCTCGCCGGCCGCAGGGCCGACTGGGCCGCCACCCGGCAAGCCGCGATCGCGGGCAACATCGCGAACGCCAACACACCCGGCTACAAGGCGCGCGACATCGCCGCCTTCTCCGCCGACGGCGACAGGACCCACCTGCAGATGGTGGCGACCCGCGCCAACCACCTGACCCTCTCGCCCGGACGCCTCACCGGCGGCAGCCTCACACGCAAGGAAGGCTGGGACATGAAGCACTCGGCCAACAACGTGTCGCTGGACGAGCAGCTCATGAAGGCGGACGAGACCGCGCGCGAGCACCAGCTCTCGCTCCAGGTGATGGGCACCTTTCACCGCATGCTCCTCACCTCGGTGAGCTTCCGATGAGCGGTGCCGATCCACTGGCCATGGTGTCCCGCCTGTCGGGCGCCGGCCTCGAGGCGCAGTCCTACCGCCTGCGCGTCGTGTCGGAGAACATCGCCAACGCGCAGTCGACCGGGGGAACGCCCGGCGCCGACCCCTACCAGCGCAAGACCATCGTCTTCGGCGCCGAGCTCGACCGCGAGATCGGCGCCCTGTCGGTGCGCGTCAAGAACACCGCGCTCGACGATGCCCCCTTCATCGTCGAGCACGACCCCGGCCACCCGGCGGCGGACGCGGACGGCAACGTGAAGATGCCGAACGTGAACCTGCTCACCGAAATGGCGGACATGCGCGAGGCCAACCTCTCCTACGAGGCGAACCTCCAGATGATGAAGCGTGCCCGCTCGATGATCGCGCAAACCATTGACCTCCTGAGGAGCGGCTCATGATGAACGTCTCCCCCATCGGCGCCGGCGAATCGATCCGCCAGGTCGATCCGGTCGGCTCCGCCGCCACCGTCGGCGACAACTTCGAGGCGATGTTCGCCAAGATCGCCGCCAACGCGCGCGATGCGATGCGCACCGGCGAGGCGGCGGCGATCTCGGGCGTCGCCGGCGACACCTCGGTGCAGAGCGTCGTGCAGAGCCTGATGACGGCGGAGGAGCAGCTCCGCGCCGCCGTCGCCGTGCGCGACCGTGTCGTCGCCGCCTACCAGGAAATCGCGCGGATGCAGATCTAGGCCGACGGCCGGAGGCTGCCCTCGACCCGCCGGGCCAGCCGGCGGGCCAATCCCCATTCGCCACGCAATCGAAGGAGCGCCGCCATGAAGGCTCTCGCCATTGCCGCCACGGGCATGAGCGCACAGCAGACGAACCTCGAGGTGATCGCCAACAACGTGGCGAACATCAACACGACCGGCTTCAAGCGCTCGCGCGCCGAGTTCGCGGACCTGCTCTACCAGACCGACCGCGCCCAGGGCGTGCCCAACCGGGGCGGCGAGCTGCCGGTGCCGGAAGGCACCCGTATCGGCCTCGGCGTGCGCACCGTCGCGGTGCGCAACCTCCACGAACAGGGTCCGCTGAAGGGCACGAACAACCCGCTCGACCTCGCCA
This genomic window from Acuticoccus sediminis contains:
- a CDS encoding flagellar motor switch protein FliM; its protein translation is MSDVSDKLLDAAGIQVDRLPMLPVIFDRVANSCAEQMRAVAASPCYFSVLDIEQGRIGEMLEPYEANAVTAILEVPEWDSEVVLGFDRDFIFTIVEVMFGADGQEMPEEDGRTFSNIEMKVCAKLAELVCDVLTQSFSVVTKATFRVERLETRMHFAVIGRRTAQAAAAKFLVQAINRGGEMFIILPYAGLQMVRRALGSTTTAEVGGSRDPDWVRQMRAGVTRADVKLRAILDEKMITLGDITAMKPGDLIQLSATPKSPVKLEANNQALFWCQLGQADGVYKLRVDDVFDPEQEFIGDLLGN
- the fliN gene encoding flagellar motor switch protein FliN, which gives rise to MSDGESKPNTPNAPANGSHEPSIDTILRIPVNMQVVLGSATMPVANLMKLGRGQVVALDHRVGEPVDIVVNGRIIARGEVVVVDDDSSRFGVSLTEIVGPAGSER
- a CDS encoding flagellar motor switch protein FliG; amino-acid sequence: MPPEAATAPAPPALPKRQLSNVEKVATVLMTMGQHAAGEVMKHLEPPELRTVTHAMAELRPVPVHQIEELVEEFITQFGIGTNVVGDTATVQRMLEGILPPEQIADIIAEMEGRVNQSIWDKMSGLSEGSLVPYLLNEHPQTAALVLTKLAPPTAAKVMSEFPKELRDSVARRMLSTKAVVEDALKIVEKALYEDFMVNLSLAGGGDSHARMADIINKMDREQMEGLLDGLASTHPKSAEILRSLLFTFDDIIKLAPKALTTLFDSIDNTDLVMALKGTDAAFRAQVLSCLAARTRRMVEQELASGEAATAREVNEARRKITDLALAMGQRGEIDLSTGDDDGGLLQ
- the flhB gene encoding flagellar biosynthesis protein FlhB, producing the protein MADKPDSSEKTEEATPKKIEDSLSKGQTPFSREAPAFASLLGILTVLGVMASEQTRDLAAALSRLMDNASSYDLGQGADVTALFLDVYKTAAVFTLPIVILLAVFGLAAGFAQSSPRIVGERIQPKLERISINAGLKRIFGSQGVVEFLRSLFKFAVIGTIAALLLRNEVPTVIRAVFVDPTLLPKQILTIAIRLLSTICAATIILVAADLTWTRMKWRRDLRMTRREVKDELKQSEGDPILKARMRSAQKDRSRRRMLTAVPQSTVVIANPTHYAVALAYERAVGGAPKVVAKGVDAVALRIRELAEGAEVPVVENPPLARALYYAVEVDRFIPEDFYRAVAQVLYFVYSKDEEAAKSRPAF
- a CDS encoding sugar O-acetyltransferase, with amino-acid sequence MSATSNKERMLAGELYLASDLELVADYEAAQTLVDALNATVASDTAALRAVLGRLLGHLGEDAVVRPSFRCDYGFNIAIGARTFVNYDCVFLDCAAITLGADVQVAPGVHLYTATHPLDAATRRSGLEAAHPIVIGDGAWLGGRVVVCPGVTIGENTVVAAGSVVTRDLPAGVLAAGSPCRVVRTL
- a CDS encoding flagellar basal body protein — translated: MTVGAIPQTSAAVGPLHVMELAGRRADWAATRQAAIAGNIANANTPGYKARDIAAFSADGDRTHLQMVATRANHLTLSPGRLTGGSLTRKEGWDMKHSANNVSLDEQLMKADETAREHQLSLQVMGTFHRMLLTSVSFR
- the flgC gene encoding flagellar basal body rod protein FlgC, with the translated sequence MSGADPLAMVSRLSGAGLEAQSYRLRVVSENIANAQSTGGTPGADPYQRKTIVFGAELDREIGALSVRVKNTALDDAPFIVEHDPGHPAADADGNVKMPNVNLLTEMADMREANLSYEANLQMMKRARSMIAQTIDLLRSGS
- a CDS encoding flagellar hook-basal body complex protein FliE, with amino-acid sequence MMNVSPIGAGESIRQVDPVGSAATVGDNFEAMFAKIAANARDAMRTGEAAAISGVAGDTSVQSVVQSLMTAEEQLRAAVAVRDRVVAAYQEIARMQI